GCAGGCGGTTCTCGTTCTGCCAGCTGGCCTTGACGGCCGGCAGCTCCTTGCCCTTGTAGGTCAGGCCATGGTTCAAGCGATTGAGACCATGGGCGACCATTTCGCCTTCCACTTCGACCACGTATTCCTGCTCGATCTTGGCCGCGTCGGCGGTGAGCTTGCGCAGGATCTTCCAGTCCTGGGTGAACACCAGCAGGCCGCTGGCCCCAGCCTGCAAGTCGGCGCTGGCGGTCAGGCGCAGGAAATGCCCCTTGAGCGGGCGCTTGCCGAAGCGATGTTCATCGCTCAGGCTCTGCGGTCCAAGGGAGGCCATCGCGGTGTCTACATCCATGCCCACCGGGGCGTTCAGCAGGAGTGTCACTGGCTCCGGCGCGGTAGCCTTGGCCTCGGGGTCGAGTTCGACCTTCTGGGTCGTCACCTTGAACTGCGGCTCATCGATCACTTCGCCATCCACGGTGACCCAGCCGCCCTCAATGAACAGCTCAGCCTCCCGACGGGAACAGCCGACGAGTTCGATGAGGCGTTTGGAGAGACGAATCGGGTCAGTCATGACGGGGGCCGTAACAAAAAGAGGGTGGGCATTGTACCTGCCTGGCGCCGGTTAATCGCGGGTCCATTTGCCTCATGCAACTATTAGCCGCGTCCAGCCCTCAGGCCAGGCTGTTTGTAACGCATGTGCAGCAGTGGGTAGGGCTGGTTCATGCCATCTCTTGGCGAGCGCCCGACCACTTCGAAGCCTTGCTTGAGATAAAAGCCCAGCGCCTGCGGATTCTGTTCGTTGACGTCCAGTTGATTGGCGTTCAGATGCTCCATGGCGTAGCGCAGCAACTGTTTGCCCAAGCCCTGGCCGCGGTGTTCAGGACCGATGAAAAGCATCTCGACCTTGCCGGCCGCCACCCCGGCGAAACCGGTGATGCGCTGGCGTTTGTCTCGCGTGCAGATGAGCATTACCGCATCCAGGTAGCGGGTGAGCACCAGGTTCTTCAACAGCTCGATGTAACTGTCCGGCAGGAAGTCATGGGTGGCGCGTACCGACGCTTCCCAGACACGGGTCAATTCCTGATAGTCGCTCGGTTTCGGTGTGTGGATGACCGAATGCTGACGCATGTCCGCCTGTTCCTTGTGGTGGATGTCTCCATACGATAGCCGTAAAAAAGCCCCGCATCTTGTTGCAAGAGCGGGGCTTCAGGATTTTTTTGGGGCTGGCAGGCGGGTGGCTGAAAACAGCCTGTGGCTCCCTCGCCACAACAGCAGCCCCGCCTTGTCTGGATCAACCGATCTGTTCAGCCCACAAATCGTACTCGTCGGCGTCGGTCACCTTGCACCAGACCTTGTCGCCTGGCTTGAGGTTGCTGCCGTTGTCGATGAACACGTTGCCGTCGATTTCCGGGGCGTCGAAGAAGCAGCGGCCCACGGCGCCTTGTTCGTCGACCTCGTCCACCAGCACTTCGATTTCGCGGCCGATGCGCATTTGCAGGCGTGCCGAGCTGATGGCCTGTTGATGCGCCATGAAACGATCCCAGCGGTCCTGCTTGACGTCGTCCGGCACCACGTCCAGGTCCAGGTCGTTGGCCGGCGCGCCGTCAACCGGCGAATACTGGAAGCAGCCGACGCGGTCGAGTTGGGCTTCGGTCAGCCAATCCAGCAGGTACTGGAAGTCTTCTTCGGTTTCGCCAGGGAAGCCGACAATGAAGGTCGAACGGATGATCAGGTCCGGGCAGATTTCCCGCCAGTTCTTGATGCGCGCCAGGGTCTTGTCTTCGAAGGCCGGGCGCTTCATGGCCTTGAGGACTTTCGGGCTGGCGTGCTGGAACGGGATGTCCAGGTACGGCAGGATCTTGCCGGCGGCCATCAGCGGGATCAGCTCGTCGACATGCGGGTACGGATAGACGTAATGCAGGCGGACCCAGACGCCGAGCGTGCTGAGGGCTTCGCACAGTTCGGTCATGCGGGTTTTCACCGGCGCGCCGTTCCAGAAACCGGTGCGGTACTTGATGTCGACGCCATAGGCGCTGGTGTCCTGGGAAATCACCAGCAGTTCCTTGACGCCGGACTTGACCAGGCGCTGGGCCTCGTCGAGCACATCGCCCACCGGGCGGCTCACCAGTTTGCCGCGCATCGACGGGATGATGCAGAAGCTGCAGCTGTGGTTGCAGCCTTCGGAGATCTTCAGATAGGCGTAGTGACGCGGGGTCAGCTTGATGCCTTGCGGCGGCACCAGGTCGATCAGCGGGTTGTGGTCCTGGCGCGGCGGTACCACGTCGTGCACCGCATTGACCACTTGCTCGTACTGCTGCGGACCGCTCACCGACAACACGCTTGGGTGCACGTTACGGATGTTGCCTTCTTCCACGCCCATGCAGCCGGTGACGATGACCTTGCCGTTTTCCTTGATGGCTTCGCCGATCACTTCCAGGGACTCGGCCTTGGCCGAGTCGATGAAGCCGCACGTGTTGACCACAACCACGTCGGCGTCCTGATAGGTGGACACAACGTCATAGCCTTCCATGCGCAGCTGGGTGAGGATGCGCTCGGAGTCGACCAAAGCCTTCGGGCAACCCAGGGATACGAAGCCAACCTTTGGATTGGCTGACGCGGGAGTGGTGGACATGTCTAACCTCGGTGTAGGGGAGATCGTCTCTTGCCGAGACAGGGCGCCTGACGCGCCTCTGATCAAAAAGTGCGCAATTCTATCCATGGCCGACGCACTTGACCAGCTTTATGCGGGTTTATGCAGGGAAATGCGACGAGTGCTGCGCTATGCTTCGCGCCTTTACTTCTTGAAGAATTCCTACAGTCAATAAAACGTCTGTAACAATGCGTAAAAAAGCCCATGCTGGCTCACACGGCATGGTGCTTCGTTCAAGAAGACGCGTCAGCAAACCAGGAGTATTGGATGGGTCACGCAAGTAGTCAGGCGGCGGACGCCGGGCATTCGGCAGCGAAACCGCTGAGCATGCTGGTCGCGGCGGTTGGAGTGGTTTATGGCGACATCGGCACCAGCCCGTTGTACACCCTCAAGGAAGTGTTTTCCGGTGCCTATGGCGTGCCCGTCAATCACGATGGGGTGCTGGGGATCCTGTCGCTGATCTTCTGGTCGTTGATCTGGGTCGTGTCGATCAAGTACATGATGTTCGTCCTGCGGGCCGACAACCAGGGCGAGGGCGGGATCATGGCACTCACCGCCCTGGCGCGGCGGGCTGCGGCGGGAAGGGCGCGGCTGCGCACGTTGCTGGTGATCTGCGGCTTGATCGGCGCAGCGCTGTTTTACGGCGACAGCATGATCACGCCAGCGATCTCGGTGCTTTCGGCGGTCGAAGGCCTCGGCCTCGCATTCGAAGGCATCGATCATTGGGTGGTGCCGCTGTCGGTGGTGGTGCTCGTCGCACTGTTCCTGATCCAGCGCCACGGCACCGCGCGGATCGGCATTCTGTTCGGCCCGATCATGGTGACCTGGTTCCTGGTGCTCGGCGCCCTCGGCGTCTATGGCATCAGCCAGCATCCGGAAGTGTTGCAGGCTGTGAGCCCGGCCTGGGCCGTGCGGTTCTTTGTTGTCCATCCGGGCATGGGCGTGGCGATTCTCGGCGCCGTGGTGCTGGCGCTGACCGGCGCCGAAGCGCTGTACGCCGATATGGGCCACTTCGGTCGCAAACCGATTGCTCGTGCCTGGTTCATCCTGGTTCTGCCCGGCCTGATGCTTAATTATTTCGGCCAGGGCGCCTTGCTGCTCGGTGATCCGGAAGCGGCGCGCAACCCGTTCTATCTGCTGGCGCCGAGCTGGGCGTTGCTGCCGCTGGTGGGGCTGTCGACGCTGGCTACGGTGATTGCTTCGCAAGCGGTGATTTCCGGTGCGTTTTCCCTGACTCGCCAGGCGATCCAGCTCGGTTACATCCCGCGCATGTACATCCAGCACACTTCCAGCGCCGAGCAGGGCCAGATCTACATCGGTGCGGTGAACTGGTCGCTGATGGTCGGCGTGGTGCTGCTGGTGCTCGGTTTCGAGTCCTCTGGTGCGTTGGCGTCGGCCTACGGCGTGGCGGTGACCGGGACGATGCTGATGACGACGATCTTGGTGTCCGCCGTGATCCTGCTGCTGTGGAAATGGCCGCCGTTGCTGGCGGTCCCGGTGCTGTTCGGTTTCCTGCTGGTGGACGGGCTGTATTTCGCCGCCAACGTGCCGAAGATCATCCAGGGCGGTGCGTTCCCGGTCATCGCCGGCATTGCCTTGTTCGTGTTGATGACAACGTGGAAGCGCGGCAAGCAATTGCTGGTCGATCGCCTCGACGAAGGGGCGTTGCCGCTGCCGGTCTTCATCAGCAGCATCCGCGTACAACCCCCTCACCGGGTACAGGGCACGGCGGTGTTCCTGACCGCGCGTTCGGATGCCGTGCCTCACGCGTTGTTGCACAATTTGCTGCACAACCAAGTGCTGCATGAGCAAGTGGTCTTGCTGACAGTGGTGTACGAAGACATTCCCCGCGTACCGCCGCAACGGCGCTTCGAAGTCGATGCCTACGGCGAGGGATTCTTCCGGGTCATCTTGCATTTCGGCTTTACCGACGAGCCGGACGTGCCCGAGGCCCTGAAGTTGTGCCATCTGGACGAGCTGGATTTCAGTCCGATGCGCACCACTTACTTCCTCAGCCGCGAGACGGTCATCGCCTCCAAGCTCGAAGGCATGGCCCGCTGGCGCGAATCGCTGTTCGCTTTCATGCTGAAGAACGCCAACGGTAACCTGCGCTTCTTCAACCTGCCATTGAACCGGGTGATCGAGCTGGGGACGCAGGTCGAGATGTAGACCGGGAACAACAAGCCCTCGTTGCCTTGCGGCGGCGGGGGCTTTTTTGTGGGCGATGCATATGTTGATGCCAAACCAAAAAACTTGTGGGAGCGGGCTTGCTCGCACAGAGGGTTGTGTATAAGCGGCGATCACAAATAAGCCCCGGCAACTCGAAGGCTGCTGGGGCTTTTGTCAGGCGGGTAGCCGCTTATTGTTCGGCTGTCTTGTTCTGCCGCTTGTTGATTTCATCGATCAACCGCTTGGCCAGGGCCGGGTAGTTTTCGTCGAAGTGGTGTCCGCCAGGTAGCTTGATGGCCTCGCCGACGGCTGTCTTGTCGGTGCAACCGCTTTCGTCGGCTTCTTCAGCACCATAGATGCAGACCACTTTTTCGGCGGGCAGCTTGGCCATTTCCGGGCCGGTGGCGGCTTCGGTGCCAGCGTTGCCGAGCCAGCCTTCCACTTCGATCTCGAAACTGCCAGTGCGGGCGAAGGCGAGCAGGATGATTGCATCGACCCGCTGCTGCTCCGTCGCAGGCAAGCGGTTGTAGATCGCTGGCAGCACATCGGCGCCGAAGGAGTAACCGGTCAGGATGAAGCGCTTGGTGCCCCAGATCTGGCGGTAGTGCTGCATCAACTCGGTCAGGTCGGCCGCGCTTTGCTCCGGGCTCTTGTGCTGCCAGTAAT
This is a stretch of genomic DNA from Pseudomonas marvdashtae. It encodes these proteins:
- a CDS encoding potassium transporter Kup, with the translated sequence MLVAAVGVVYGDIGTSPLYTLKEVFSGAYGVPVNHDGVLGILSLIFWSLIWVVSIKYMMFVLRADNQGEGGIMALTALARRAAAGRARLRTLLVICGLIGAALFYGDSMITPAISVLSAVEGLGLAFEGIDHWVVPLSVVVLVALFLIQRHGTARIGILFGPIMVTWFLVLGALGVYGISQHPEVLQAVSPAWAVRFFVVHPGMGVAILGAVVLALTGAEALYADMGHFGRKPIARAWFILVLPGLMLNYFGQGALLLGDPEAARNPFYLLAPSWALLPLVGLSTLATVIASQAVISGAFSLTRQAIQLGYIPRMYIQHTSSAEQGQIYIGAVNWSLMVGVVLLVLGFESSGALASAYGVAVTGTMLMTTILVSAVILLLWKWPPLLAVPVLFGFLLVDGLYFAANVPKIIQGGAFPVIAGIALFVLMTTWKRGKQLLVDRLDEGALPLPVFISSIRVQPPHRVQGTAVFLTARSDAVPHALLHNLLHNQVLHEQVVLLTVVYEDIPRVPPQRRFEVDAYGEGFFRVILHFGFTDEPDVPEALKLCHLDELDFSPMRTTYFLSRETVIASKLEGMARWRESLFAFMLKNANGNLRFFNLPLNRVIELGTQVEM
- a CDS encoding rRNA pseudouridine synthase, whose protein sequence is MTDPIRLSKRLIELVGCSRREAELFIEGGWVTVDGEVIDEPQFKVTTQKVELDPEAKATAPEPVTLLLNAPVGMDVDTAMASLGPQSLSDEHRFGKRPLKGHFLRLTASADLQAGASGLLVFTQDWKILRKLTADAAKIEQEYVVEVEGEMVAHGLNRLNHGLTYKGKELPAVKASWQNENRLRFAMKNPQPGVIALFCQAVGLKVVAIRRIRIGGVSIGKVPLGQWRYLSAKEKF
- a CDS encoding GNAT family N-acetyltransferase, with amino-acid sequence MRQHSVIHTPKPSDYQELTRVWEASVRATHDFLPDSYIELLKNLVLTRYLDAVMLICTRDKRQRITGFAGVAAGKVEMLFIGPEHRGQGLGKQLLRYAMEHLNANQLDVNEQNPQALGFYLKQGFEVVGRSPRDGMNQPYPLLHMRYKQPGLRAGRG
- the rimO gene encoding 30S ribosomal protein S12 methylthiotransferase RimO, translating into MSTTPASANPKVGFVSLGCPKALVDSERILTQLRMEGYDVVSTYQDADVVVVNTCGFIDSAKAESLEVIGEAIKENGKVIVTGCMGVEEGNIRNVHPSVLSVSGPQQYEQVVNAVHDVVPPRQDHNPLIDLVPPQGIKLTPRHYAYLKISEGCNHSCSFCIIPSMRGKLVSRPVGDVLDEAQRLVKSGVKELLVISQDTSAYGVDIKYRTGFWNGAPVKTRMTELCEALSTLGVWVRLHYVYPYPHVDELIPLMAAGKILPYLDIPFQHASPKVLKAMKRPAFEDKTLARIKNWREICPDLIIRSTFIVGFPGETEEDFQYLLDWLTEAQLDRVGCFQYSPVDGAPANDLDLDVVPDDVKQDRWDRFMAHQQAISSARLQMRIGREIEVLVDEVDEQGAVGRCFFDAPEIDGNVFIDNGSNLKPGDKVWCKVTDADEYDLWAEQIG